In Plasmodium vinckei vinckei genome assembly, chromosome: PVVCY_13, a single genomic region encodes these proteins:
- a CDS encoding S-adenosylmethionine-dependent methyltransferase, putative: protein MVKLFSYAKGNYNLFLKRDLNKKCIGTTRRGVHTPSSTTYNENIGNNGTNPKKRPWLIIKDNSVKNILNGFPWVYSKDVKNDNDLFLYSPCIVNIKNEFNENIGVGIYNKNSTIVSRILTMNVNENINEEFFNNKIKKAYEKRLELFPNDNFFRVVNAEGDFLPGIVIDKYNKLVSVQVNASGMDVLLHIILKSIENVLNPDTIILKNDSHIRKLEKLSLTKLVYKGLYKPPIEIRENGLTFFTDILKGQKTGWYYDQRDNRSMLISYCKDKNVLDLFSYVGGFGITLAYYGANEVTCVDSSYLAIENGIKSAQYNNVLNKINFVHGCVKKFLNVSLHVKLGTTHNRNNNIQLLEKSDEQTDECLDIELEEQNDNNTIEMKKTEHDKKSTLFSDMQNIYIYEKSKDNRIDLNDIEKLLIKNNNYDFFQKKYDVILIDPPPLARNNYLLPAALKVYQKLLYVSFKIIQKPGYVFVSSCNKLIGYNELVLCIRRALNWAKCEGVIIGEGRVSSDHPVHVSLPETKYLTSILLMIT from the coding sequence ATGGTGAAACTGTTTTCATATGCAAAGGGAAATTacaatttgtttttaaaacgagatttgaataaaaaatgcatagGAACAACAAGGAGAGGGGTGCATACCCCAAGTTCAACTACATATAATGAGAATATTGGCAACAATGGCACAAACCCTAAAAAAAGACCATGgttaattataaaagataacagtgttaaaaatatattaaatggtTTTCCTTGGGTATACTCAAAGGACGTGAAAAATGACAAtgatttgtttttatatagtCCATGtattgttaatataaaaaatgaatttaatgaaaatataggAGTAGgaatatacaataaaaattcaacGATTGTGTCTAGAATATTAACTATGAATGTTAacgaaaatattaatgaagaattttttaataataaaataaaaaaagcatATGAAAAAAGGTTGGAATTATTTCCAAacgataatttttttaggGTTGTTAATGCAGAAGGTGATTTTTTACCAGGAATTGTaatagataaatataataagttAGTGTCTGTTCAGGTAAATGCAAGTGGAATGGATGTATTACTACACATTATATTAAAGAGCAttgaaaatgttttaaatcccgatacaattattttaaaaaatgatagtCATATACGTAAACTTGAAAAATTGTCGTTAACTAAATTAGTATATAAAGGGTTGTATAAACCACCAATAGAAATTCGAGAAAATGGATTAACGTTTTTTActgatatattaaaaggACAAAAAACAGGATGGTATTATGACCAAAGAGATAATCGCTCGATGCTTATTTCATATtgtaaagataaaaatgttttagaTTTATTCTCATATGTTGGAGGATTTGGAATTACTTTAGCTTATTATGGTGCTAATGAAGTAACATGTGTTGATTCTTCTTATTTGGCCATAGaaaatggaataaaatCTGCTCAGtataataatgttttaaacaaaattaactTTGTGCATGGATGTGTTAAAAAATTCCTTAACGTATCTTTACATGTAAAATTAGGGACAACACataatagaaataataatatacaattaCTTGAGAAAAGCGATGAACAAACTGATGAATGTTTGGACATTGAATTGGAAGAACAAAATGACAACAATACGAtagaaatgaaaaaaacagaGCATGATAAAAAGAGCACATTATTTTCGGATatgcaaaatatatatatatatgaaaaaagtaAAGATAATCGTATTGATCTCAatgatatagaaaaattattaattaaaaataataattatgattttttccaaaaaaaatatgatgtTATATTAATAGATCCCCCACCATTAGCACGTAATAACTATTTATTACCAGCAGCTTTAAAAGTTTATCAAAAGCTTTTGTATgtatcatttaaaataatacaaaagcCTGGTTATGTATTTGTATCAAGTTGTAACAAATTAATAGGCTACAATGAATTAGTTTTATGTATAAGAAGAGCTTTGAATTGGGCAAAATGTGAAGGGGTAATAATAGGGGAGGGAAGAGTAAGTTCGGACCACCCTGTTCATGTTTCATTACCTGagacaaaatatttaacatCTATTCTTTTAATGATTACTTAa
- a CDS encoding acetyl-CoA acetyltransferase, putative, whose protein sequence is MIANNVKKVFVAGYARTPIGSLCGSISQIPVHKLAIPTILKSLERSQIEKDIVDCVIFGQSFSSGCGPLPLQKILVSTGINMNAKTHLINNLCCSGLDAVTLGYDLIKSGKDVCVVGSMESMSQSSFFLKKLRTETCKLGNVTFNDSIIHDGYEYISNNKELKKNNNMELFCKKHKIPRIDLDNYVINSYKRAANAYSENLIPQEIFPLIIQKKKNTLEYEKTVIDSDEIYKKCNIDDICNLSSENIITNYNIAPFADGACSIVLMSEDKINELGLNPLVEIVAYDNASVQSCDSPLSISYSILKCLKKINKSFVDYYEINESSALDVIFNVKNLGIDISNVNINGGALSLGHPTAVSGSRILISLITILKNFDMKFGCASINNYLGSATSVVVENV, encoded by the exons atgatagcaaataatgttaaaaaaGTTTTTGTTGCGGGTTATGCTCGAACCCCTATAGGCTCATTATGCGGATCAATTTCTCAAATACCTGTGCATAAATTag CTATACCCACAATATTAAAATCGCTAGAAAGAAGTCAAATAGAAAAAGACATAGTTGATTGTGTAATTTTTGGTCAATCATTTTCTAGTGGATGTGGACCTTTACCCCTTCAAAAAATCCTTGTTTCTACAG GTATTAACATGAATGCAAAAACACAtcttattaataatttgtgTTGTAGTGGATTAGACGCAGTGACCTTAGGATatgatttaataaaatcaGGAAAAGATGTTTGTGTTGTTGGATCAATGGAATCAATGTCTCAaagttcattttttttgaaaaaattaagaacAGAAACATGCAAACTAGGGAATGTTACTTTTAATGATAGTATAATACATGATggatatgaatatatatcaaataataaggaattaaaaaaaaacaataatatggaattattttgtaaaaaacataaaattcCAAGAATTGATTTAGATAATTATGttataaattcatataaaagAGCAGCAAATGCATATAGTGAAAATTTAATACCCCAAGAAATATTTCctttaataattcaaaaaaaaaaaaacacattAGAATACGAAAAAACAGTTATTGACAgtgatgaaatatataaaaaatgtaacatTGATGATATTTGTAATTTAAGtagtgaaaatattatcacaaattataatatagcTCCATTTGCTGATGGTGCATGCTCAATCGTTTTAATGAGTGAAGACAAAATTAATGAGCTTGGTTTAAATCCATTAGTAGAAATTGTAGCTTATGATAATGCATCTGTGCAATCTTGTGATTCTCCCTTAAGTATTTCTTATTCTATATTAAAatgcttaaaaaaaattaataaatcttTTGTTGATTATTATGAAATTAATGAATCTTCAGCATTAgatgttatttttaatgttaaAAATTTGGGCATAGATATATctaatgtaaatattaatggAGGAGCTTTATCATTGGGACATCCAACTGCTGTATCAGGTTCAAGAATTCTTATATCATTAATAacgattttaaaaaattttgatatgAAATTTGGTTGCGCATCTATAAACAATTATTTAGGCTCTGCGACATCAGTTGTCGTGGAAAATGTGTAA
- a CDS encoding elongation factor 2, putative: MVNFTVDQVREIMNKTKQIRNMSVIAHVDHGKSTLTDSLVSKAGIISSKHAGDARFTDTRADEQERCITIKSTGISMYFEHDLEDGEGKKPFLINLIDSPGHVDFSSEVTAALRVTDGALVVVDTIEGVCVQTETVLYQALGERIKPVLHVNKVDRALLELQMEVEDIYQTFARTIESVNVIISTYTDKLMGDIQVYPEKGTVSFGSGLQGWAFTLETFSRIYSKKFGIEKSKMMQRLWGNSFYDAKTKKWSKNQQEGYKRGFCQFIMEPILNLCQSIMNDDKEKYTKMLQNIGVELKGDDKLLTGKQLLKKAMQLWLPAGDTLLEMIVTHLPSPATAQKYRVENLYEGPMDDEAANAIRNCDPNGPLMMYISKMVPTSDKGRFYAFGRVFSGTVATGQKVRIQGPHYVPGEKTDLYEKNIQRTVLMMGRYTEQVQDVPCGNTCCLVGVDQYIVKSGTITTFKEAHNIADMKYSVSPVVRVAVKPKDSKQLPKLVDGLKKLAKSDPLVLCTTDESGEHIISGCGELHIEICLKDLKDEYAQIDFIVSDPVVSYRETVTEESTITCLGKSPNKHNRLFMKAFPLAEGLPEDIDKGKVSDKDDPKTRANYLHSNYQWDKNLALKIWAFGPETIGPNLLTDNTSGIQYMNEIKVHCVAAFQWASKEGVLCEENMRGCEFRMLDVHMHADAIHRGAGQIMPACKKCIYACELTAVPRLVEPIYLVDISCPQDVVSGVYSVLNKRRGIVISEDQKLGTPLLKIQAHLPVAESFGFTSALRAATSGQAFPQCVFDHWSVLYDDPFDSNKNSYKIIMNIRERKGIKVEMPQLDNYLDKL, from the coding sequence ATGGTGAACTTTACAGTAGATCAGGTTCGTGAAATCATGAACAAAACCAAACAAATTAGGAACATGTCCGTTATAGCACATGTCGACCATGGAAAATCAACATTAACAGATTCTTTGGTATCAAAGGCTGGTATTATATCTAGTAAACATGCAGGAGATGCTCGTTTTACTGATACTCGAGCCGATGAACAAGAAAGATGTATTACCATTAAGTCAACTGGTATATCTATGTATTTTGAACATGATTTAGAAGATGGAGAAGGAAAAAAACCTTTTCTTATCAACTTAATTGATTCACCAGGACACGTTGACTTTTCATCAGAAGTTACAGCAGCATTAAGAGTTACAGATGGTGCTTTAGTTGTTGTTGATACTATTGAAGGTGTGTGTGTACAAACAGAAACTGTTTTGTATCAAGCTTTAGGAGAAAGAATTAAGCCAGTATTACACGTTAATAAAGTTGACAGAGCATTATTAGAATTACAAATGGAAGTCGAAGATATTTATCAAACTTTTGCAAGAACTATTGAAAGTGttaatgttattatttctacATATACTGACAAATTAATGGGAGATATTCAAGTATATCCCGAAAAAGGTACTGTATCTTTTGGTTCTGGTTTACAAGGTTGGGCATTTACTTTAGAAACTTTCTCAAGAATATATTCCAAAAAATTCGGTAttgaaaaaagtaaaatgaTGCAACGTTTATGGGGTAACAGTTTTTATGATGCTAAAACAAAGAAATGGTCAAAAAATCAACAAGAAGGTTACAAAAGAGGTTTTTGTCAATTTATTATGGAGCCAATCTTAAACTTATGTCAATCAATTATGAATgatgataaagaaaaatacaCAAAGATGTTACAAAACATCGGAGTTGAATTAAAGGGAGAcgataaattattaactggtaaacaattattaaaaaaagctATGCAATTATGGTTACCAGCAGGAGATACTTTATTAGAAATGATTGTTACTCACTTACCATCCCCAGCAACTGCACAAAAATATCGTgttgaaaatttatatgaagGTCCCATGGATGATGAAGCAGCTAATGCTATACGTAATTGTGATCCTAACGGTCCATTAATGAtgtatatatcaaaaatgGTTCCCACATCTGATAAGGGAAGATTTTATGCATTTGGTCGTGTGTTCTCAGGAACAGTTGCTACAGGGCAAAAAGTTAGAATCCAAGGTCCACATTATGTACCAGGAGAAAAAACAgatttatatgaaaaaaatattcaaagaACTGTATTAATGATGGGTAGATATACTGAACAAGTTCAAGATGTACCATGTGGTAACACATGTTGTTTGGTTGGTGTTGATCAATATATTGTAAAATCAGGAACAATTACTACATTTAAAGAAGCACATAACATTGCTGATATGAAATATAGTGTATCTCCTGTCGTCCGTGTTGCAGTTAAACCTAAGGATAGCAAACAATTACCAAAATTAGTTGACGGTCTTAAAAAATTAGCTAAATCCGATCCATTAGTTTTATGTACTACTGATGAATCTGGAGAACATATTATATCTGGTTGTGGTGAATTACACATTGAAATTTGCTTAAAAGATTTAAAAGACGAATATGCACAAATTGATTTTATTGTTTCTGACCCTGTTGTTTCATATAGAGAAACTGTTACTGAAGAATCAACAATTACATGTTTAGGTAAATCACCAAATAAACACAATCGTCTATTTATGAAAGCTTTTCCATTGGCTGAAGGATTACCAGAAGATATTGATAAAGGTAAAGTATCCGATAAAGATGACCCCAAAACTAGAGCAAATTACTTACACAGTAATTATCAATGGGATAAAAACTTagcattaaaaatatgggCATTTGGTCCAGAAACTATTGGTCCAAATCTTTTAACAGATAACACTAGTGGTATACAATATATGAATGAAATTAAAGTACATTGTGTAGCTGCTTTCCAATGGGCATCAAAGGAAGGTGTTTTATGTGAAGAAAATATGAGAGGATGTGAATTCAGAATGTTAGATGTTCATATGCACGCTGATGCTATTCACAGAGGTGCTGGACAAATTATGCCCGcttgtaaaaaatgtatatatgcatgtgaATTAACAGCAGTACCAAGATTAGTAGAACCAATATATCTTGTCGATATTAGTTGCCCACAAGATGTTGTTAGTGGTGTATACAGTGTTTTAAACAAAAGAAGAGGTATTGTTATATCTGAAGACCAAAAATTAGGAACaccattattaaaaatccAAGCTCATTTACCTGTCGCAGAATCTTTTGGTTTCACATCTGCATTACGTGCTGCTACATCTGGTCAAGCATTTCCACAATGTGTCTTCGATCACTGGTCAGTATTATATGATGATCCTTTTGATTCAAAcaaaaattcatataaaattattatgaacaTTAGAGAAAGAAAAGGTATCAAAGTAGAAATGCCACAATTGGATAACTACTTAGATAAATTATAA